AGCGCACTTTATGGCGAGCTTTGCTGACAGTTCGGTATGAAAGCTTTATCCTAGTCCAGTGCGGATGCTGCCCACTTCGCACTCGAAACTTTTTGTTGGCATCGGCTAGCAGGACATCTCAATGAGTCGGCGAACGAATTCAGGAAGCAATATTGACGGTCAGtagctcctgtctaaatacatgggaaagaaaaaatcgtttttctcggcaacgactgcaccaaatttgataaggtttgttgcatttaaacgagAAAGTCAAAATGTAGTAACTGTTTGTAGCAAATTTTCGATTTATACCGTCAATGTTTTTAatgggaccctgaaacgattttgacgattttctactaacgtactgagtcgttagtgtaggtccttctgatcattagttgacacatctaagtgatccgcgtaaagcgtgtaatttgttttaatgttttaaaaatgcacatcgctgccgatcgcagcacactgctcggcggaattttaagccgcccctacccatatgacagaAATGGCCcgtatgacgtcagtggggcgagctatccgattggctgactggggcgcgtgatcgataatttttccaactttatggtaaacaaatgacgtttgtaatagttggaatgttagttcatttgttttttataaaaaaaaagtaacataaagagaatgcacaagaaccatttttcactacacttaagcacttccggcacacagcaagtgtcatctgcttgtgttacaacgtgctccgtctttgacgagagctccgcagtcagtgtccgtctgtcttttcgcgagctcTATGATTCGACTTTGCTGCGTTGCGGACTACAAACGTAGCGAccggcaatatgtcaagctgcgacatcgtgtccttctgcaagccagtagacgagcggactggctgcagcacattggacagccgctatccgatgggcgccaggatttgcgcgattgcggccttcactttacaccggaagattactaacgcaatagcgtttcgcgagtccggtattaggattaacgcaagcgcaaggggacaggacctggccgtgtccccttgcgtgtcatTTCAgcggatgaacagaagcgcaaatgtgaatggtctgcacggtgcagccatctGGTAGCATAGAgttcaaccacacacagtagcagtaacaaaatgtattcttctttgctgctcgtgtaaaattttcgcaggagtgtaatcgttaacacgttgtttttgtaaatgtttaaaatgttttgcacttggttagagcaatattagcttttTCTTTGGCtgattaagctctgcgccaacgggtggctggaccgtggagaccgatcaggcagctcacgtacgtctacgctaaagttcctccatcagcttgagtttatgccttcaccgttcagtcgaaacgttctgctagtgtgtgattaccggaataccagacacgttcggcgctacgacagaatgctcgcaccgcacgctgcttcgatagctctcgcttaggGTTGACGGCCAAGCCGCTAGTGGAGACGTTTCGCGTGGGCGGAGGCGGGCTTCAACATAACCGGAAGttgacgatgtgacgtcgcatcgtgacgcagaaccagtgaaggcggagcttagccccgatcgctcggcgaacgagttgaggaggaaaagcatggctaggaaggagggtaacttctaatcgcttgtagctccattaatacgtaacgcttcacttaaattgtggtgcgaatcttctacttaagctgtaccctacgcgtctacaaaatttgtccgaaccgtttcaggggccctttaataaaaACTGTTAAAATGCAAATTTTTTGTATaccagtattaataaataaataaattttacagaaaacgaaactataatgtttacaactctgcaactcagcaatgaaCAAAATATAACAATTCTGTCAATCGCGCCTAATAGTACATccgaagcggacaaaattgatgtattaaacATGGCTCTCAAATTTatcactaatatgtgagtagaacTTTTTCAAAACACTTGTAGACAGTGTAATGAATTCACGTAAGACAAACTAAcctgtcaaatttgtccgcttcgaaTGCTATAATGGtcgcagtttacagaactgccatATCAGTTATAGGTGCAGaactacgaatttgtaaacttagtgcttctatttTAAATGCGAAACATTCCTTGGCGAACATTTGTCGCTTTGGCAGTACCTacctagccgcctacgtcttggtgctctcatggtcgtttctttAACTTGGCATAGTATGACGAGAGTGTACGACGAGCATAAATgacaggcctcatcttcaaagcgatctgcgatgtttgcagagtgcgcgtagtgtcggtagcttcgtatgagGCTCGCGTGAGCTCGCACTTTCGCCAcctcgcagatcactttcaagacacgagcgccggcaacgcgtccctacggcgccCGCCAAAAGCATCTAATACGGCGTCGCAATTCGCGTGGTTAACGTAGTAATAGACGCCGTGGTTATCTCTggtctgtacggagcggcgggcgaggagaacatCGATGCACCCCAAAGCCACCTAGGATCTTCTAGGTGGATTTGGGCGCCCTAGCAGCCGCCacagaagaacgcccctccttcctctcctgacccccctgcctcgcgcgccgcaGGAGAGAGCACGCATCTGGGCGGCGTTCCTCCctagcgcacgcgagattgaaccgcgttcgctggctcaccctcacacgttttcactcatgcggaacctcacggcgacggcgatggcagaaatgcgcctggagtgtccatgtaattgctatcgcaataaaacgaagatgctctggcagcccgcgggtagccggaagtggaaaatcgaagtgTCCCACTAGTATTGTGGTACCGCTGGCTGGGTAGTATCGTTCATTGCCTTATAGCGGCCCGGCGGTAACGAGAGCATTCtggcattcttccctcgtgacagctagcgctttgagacgctgttgTTGAGACGCTGCGCCCGTGGTCGCAGCTTCTGCGATTAGAGTGGTGGCAGGCGCTGCACGGGGTTGTGAACGCCTTgcttgaggaagtggcgctcgaagtaGCGGTTGGATTCCGCATACGTACAAGGCACGGTGGAAACGGGGAGCACCCCCCATAACAGAGGGCAATACAGTGCCGCAAATCACCACCTCCCAATTGTTGTGCCATACAACGAGCACCACGTGGTGACCACGAGGCGACGGAAGCTGCCATATTACATGCGCCACGTGGCACCCACGGGGCGacgagagctcccacttctccgcgacgaatcaagaataaGACACGGGCGGCGACTTCAGGAAacgcccagccatctccgcggCGCCCAggcatctccgcgacgaatccaGAATTCGTCGCGGGCGAggtcatcaccctgccccgcctggttcctggcgacgagaactcgcccaaaccgGTTTCTGCCGACGAGGtgtcgccgaagggatttaagagagaaccggcccattgtgagaagAGGGAGTCGCTtacagccgcccagtcggtctgatgcgctcctactgctacctgtacgctatcatccactatctgtaaatattgtataaagcttttcgtttcttcttcgtctacggaacaagtccgtctttcgtcctccaccccgacgTCACAACTCAATGCATGCTCACCCTATTCGTAAGCGGAGTTGttcttcgtaatttttttttatccattaATAGCTAACATTTCATCAGCGCAATTTCAGGCATATGCGTGTCAGACTTTCTGTTCAAAGTGATAGTTTAAGGGGCATTAAGGGCGCTTAACGATGTTTATCCTCAGATTTCTGCCTTGTGCTTGCCCATAGTGCTAATTAAATGTGCAGGCGAAGTTTGCAAACAAACCGGAGCCAGCACGGAGGCCCAGGCGCCTTCCTCGCTCGCTTGCTTCGCGGTTTCAAACACCTCCGATTTGACGAGCTGGTCAGTTATGCTTGCGCGTAAAACAACGCTTTGGCAGCGTGTGTCAAAGTTTAGCACAGAAATAACTGGGTCATATGAGAGTAAATGCCTTGTTAGCAGCATCAACCCGATATGGCTTCTAATTTGTCTGCCGCTAATTGTGACCGGACGTAAATATATTCCGCTTAACGTGCAGTATGATTACTTTGAGATGCGAGGTTTTGTCTCAAGCCAACATTTTGCGTTAACCAACTGTATTAAAGCAGTTGGGGTATTAAGCTCTGCGGCATGCCAATACAGGTTTAAAATTGGAGATATTTTTCCATACCCTCTAGCAACAATTTATTCGCCCGTGAAATGCAAGGAATGGCATGTCTAACGTCCGGAGCTGAAGTCCAGGACCACGTCGGCACGTCCTTTGAGCTTTCGGAAATGAAACTCGCTTTTTTGCAGCCTTCTGGAACCTGCTCGACAGTTCACAACGCCGAGTACTTAACGGTCTATAGAGCATGCCATGTATGTGGGGTTCTCACTCTTGTTGCTTTCGTGCATGGGGGTTTTCATAGTTCTGAAGCTCAAGCTAGTACCCGGGCGACGTTAAAATTGACACACACATCCGTCACCGCCGTCACATCATGAAGCTCACCTTAGCCAAAGCCATCCGGCGTTAACGAGACACCAGGCGCGATTCAGCCTTGTCGTGCAACATCGTTGCACGAGTCGTTTCGTACACGACACGTTGGCTTTATTTGCCGTCTGTTCTGTgagcgaataaaaaaaagaagaagaagcaatcAAGACACTTCAAAACAAGTCATAGACAAGGATGGGAGAGGGAAGGCGCGACTACACAAGCAGCTGGCGTTCAACGCCGTTGCCGCGGGTCACCATCGGGCACCACCAGCGGCCGTTGCTTAGCAGTATGATGCCGCTGAACTTGGACGAGTACAACGCCATGACGACGATGCAGGTGGCCGTGCCCACGAAGGTCAGGCAGATGATGACGCCCAGCGTGGCCACCCGCTGGCTCGCGTCCTGGCCGATAGCGTTTCGCTTGGCCTCTCTCTCGGCAGCCACGTCCACCACCGTCTCGTTGGTGATGAAGTTCGTCTGGTTGAAGATCTGCAGCGCGTCCAGCGTAATGTTGGGCGGCAACGCCAGCAGGGACTCCAAGGAGGCGTTGAACAGCGAcgcctgctgctgcagctgctgctgtagcTGAGACTGCTGCTGAGATTGCTTCAGAGATTGCTTCAGAGTTTTTTTCTGAGACTGCTGCTGAGGCTTCTGTTTAACCTGCTGCTGAGGCAGcacgctgctgttgctgttgctgctgctgagccTACTCACAACCGTCGAGGGATCCAAGTCGACCACCTCTCCGATCGGCCCCAACGCCATCTGGGGCAATCGGCTCTTGGCAGCCCAGCGCGTGACGGCGCTCTTGGGGCTCGTGGGCGCGGCGAGGGTTGTGTGTTGCGGCTCGTCCGTGTCGTTGAGCAGCAGCTGTATCTTGTAGATGAGGTCGTTGAGGAACGACCGGCTGTCCTTGGTCTTGATCAGGGTGTCGAGGAACCTGTCGTTCAGGTCGTGCTCGTCGGCGTCCGTGCTGGCCCGGCTGCAGCCGGCGAAGGATAGCAGCACGGCGACGCCGAAGACAGCCTTCGCCGCGCTCATCCTCGGTGTCCACGCGGGACGGGTCGTCGAGGCCGGGCGAGCGGTGACGGGCTGTTCGGCACCGTGGGGTCGTGCGCCGACTTAGGAGGGCGGCGCGCACCGCTGCCGGTCGTCGTCCGTGCTCATGTCGCGGGAGGAAACGGCCCAGCgcggagctttctttctttcgtctagTAAACGTCGCGCAGTGTTCCGTCCACCACCCCGGCCAGCGAGGCGCGCGAGCCACTTGCGTCCACTTCTTTGTCGTCGatgttcgctcgctcgttcgcagCGTTTAGAGAGTTCGAAGGCCGCGTTTGGAGAGTTCGAAACCGAAGGCCACGGCTGCGGCCTTCCGTTTGCGATGTCATTCACAATTTTCCGCCACACCTTCTCCTGCGCAGGAAGCCGAAAGGACAGAAAGTTTACGAGTTGGCAAAGAGATTCAGTTCTAACTACAGCGCGGACAGAGGAATAAGAAAAACAAATGTGGAAACAACACACACTAAAAAAGATTATGGGAAagtatatatacatttttttaataGAATCGTACTGAGGCTGAACATCCGAATTATCCTAAGTGCAGAAGAAACACGCGCGAACGTTTGTTGCCGGACAAAACAATAATTCCTGGTTTTAATATACATTCGTACTGTTACTATTACTGCTATTTCCTCCTCTTATTGTTGTACCAACAACTTCTTCTCAATCTCAGTCGCGGTACGTGCCAACTTCTTGGATCATAACCATCATCTTCATGCTTTCGGTCGTTGTTCCTTGCGTGCGCTCTGTAGTCAAGCTTGGCCGATCACCCAGATGGGATATGTGCCACTACCATCTAGGCTCTACCTATACATAGTCCCAAATGCGTTAGCGGAATGTTCAGTACACGCCCTCCTACCCTACCCTCGACCTCCCCCCTCACGGCACAGCCCAACATGTAGGCTTGAATATGTTATCTATTTGGACTTCCGGGGTTCTGCTGAACGTGCAGCGACAGTAGCATGATGACCCTAATTAAGCGTTACCGCTATCTTGACGGCGTCTCAGTTTTACTGCCTGTGGTTTCGGCACTCTTCCGTGAGCCCGAGCTTCTGAAGAACCACGAACCTAGCTCTATAATGTAGTGCTGCAAAACTTCAGTTTTTCTAGAGATCTTTGCGATATAGTAATGCTTAAACCAGCTGGCTTCACTTCGAGCATGACCCAGTTCTACCGCACGAAAAGGTAAAATATAATGCGCAGAAAGACTAAAGTCGGTACGCGAAAGTTGCTCCTCAAAGtatatctttctttctgtgtTATATCTTCTGCAAAAGGCGGTGTAATTCATTATTAAAAGtcgagaaatttaaaaaaaaattgaccgtaTTTTCGTTAGCTGTGCGCTTCCTCTTCCTCAAGCTTCGTAATCCCAGCGCGTGACAGCCATCGATCGACAATAAGAAGAAAGAGGACCACGAGGTATCGGTCGACCGCACCGCGTTCTCTCGATTTGTTCGCTGGAAAGCCCTTCTCTTGGACACGTCGTACCCATCGGGTTCGTCACGAACGAGACAACTTCGTCGCCCGGATGGAACGCGGAACTGAACCGGGCCCGGGTGGAGCCGCCTCGAGCAGCAAGTCCTCCCAGCCCGCCGCTTCCCGGAACCAGTCCGCGGACGGCGTCGACGCTGGGCGGGACTCCACAGCATCCATACCAGTAGTGCGCGCCCTGGACCCGCCGCCGAAGAGACCAAGCGTCCCTCCTCGAGGCAGCCATACGGAGGTCGATGTTCCGGCTGCTTCCGACGCCCACGCAAGAACACGAGCCTCCGTAGAAACCGCAACTGAGGATCACGCTTTAGTTGCGTCTTCTTCGCGTAGAACCAGCTCGGCGGCCACAGCGGCTCCCGCAGCCGGCTCCgacgcaaggcagcctcccaccgAGCCCCCTGCTGCCGCCGAAGCGCACCTCTTAAGCACGCGATCGAAGACAACTGCGCTGGGCGGAGATGCGGACGTCGTGCCTCCGCCCGTGCGCCGCTCATCGCGAAGCAAGAAGCGGCGGCGAAGAAGCGGCTCGAAGTCGTCGAACACTGGCTCCGAGAGAGATCCTTCGGGCGCAGCACCGACCGCCGGGTTCACCTTGCCGCTGAAGGCGTCGGTAATCGCCCACTTCGCGCCGGTCGTCAACGACTTAGCCGCCAAAATCGTCGCGCTGTACGGCGGGAACGATGCCACCGCTGGAACTTCGGTCGACACTGCGTCCGCCAGGCATCAGCGCTGGTCTTTGTCCGTGTTGGCGCCGGATGACTCGGCGGGGCCCGCGGACAAGGCAACGGCTGACGCACCGAAAAACGGGGACGACACGGCGGCCGTCGCACCGTCAAGTTCCCAAGGCCAACGAGTAGTCCATCCTGACGTGCAAGCGGATGCCGGCGCTGTCATCCTCGATGACCGTGACGCGGCAGTTGGTCCGCTGGAGCAGAAACAAGCCGACGCAGCGGGCCCCACGACGGACGCACAAAAAGACCAGATAGTCTTGCCGTGGTCGGCCAGAGAGGACAAGGACACTGACACGGCGGGACAGGACAAGCTTGCAGCACATTCAGGGGCGCCCTGGATTGCCGTGCCGAAGAAGGAACCAGTCCAACAGGGCCCGCCAGCTGTGTCCGCTGCGGCGACAGCgccgttgtctccgcggcagccGTTGGTTCATGGACAGGCAAGCGACGGAACTCCCAAGCGTCGGAAAGGGGCCGCTCAGAACAAAGAGGCGGAGAGCAGCGAGGTTTCCTCGCACGGGGCGCGGAGGAGTGTCGTCGGGTCCCCGAGCCAATGGTCCTTCTACCGTGAGTTGCTGAGTCATCCGCTTGTTGAATAATATAATTTTGGTTTACTACATACCGCAAGCCGGAGGTAGGTCAGCGCTAGGTGGTACTGAACGCCTCATTAAGGCCCGCCTACCTACCTAAAAGTGTAAGCGATGACAATATACAAGGcgatgcgaagcagtgtgcgacAGTATGTAACAAACATGCATAagaagaaagagacagagagggaGGTCATACgcgaaatgcagggaggttaaccatggcTGAGCCCGAATGGCTACTCTGCACTGAGGAAGGGAGGGAGAGGATTGAAAAATGAAGAGGGGCGCTCTGCACGGGCACACACGCTGCAGCGTTCGTCGTTCAAATCATAAGTGGTCATGCAGGCAGGTGCATCTCATGAAGCGAAGCagctcttgtggttttgcatgcACATCGAAGACGCACAAGGCCACACTCCCAAGATATCTTCTCTAAAGGGCCTGTAAGTTACGTGTCCTAAA
The nucleotide sequence above comes from Dermacentor andersoni chromosome 10, qqDerAnde1_hic_scaffold, whole genome shotgun sequence. Encoded proteins:
- the LOC126546115 gene encoding uncharacterized protein, with amino-acid sequence MSAAKAVFGVAVLLSFAGCSRASTDADEHDLNDRFLDTLIKTKDSRSFLNDLIYKIQLLLNDTDEPQHTTLAAPTSPKSAVTRWAAKSRLPQMALGPIGEVVDLDPSTVVSRLSSSNSNSSVLPQQQVKQKPQQQSQKKTLKQSLKQSQQQSQLQQQLQQQASLFNASLESLLALPPNITLDALQIFNQTNFITNETVVDVAAEREAKRNAIGQDASQRVATLGVIICLTFVGTATCIVVMALYSSKFSGIILLSNGRWWCPMVTRGNGVERQLLV
- the LOC129387953 gene encoding uncharacterized protein encodes the protein MERGTEPGPGGAASSSKSSQPAASRNQSADGVDAGRDSTASIPVVRALDPPPKRPSVPPRGSHTEVDVPAASDAHARTRASVETATEDHALVASSSRRTSSAATAAPAAGSDARQPPTEPPAAAEAHLLSTRSKTTALGGDADVVPPPVRRSSRSKKRRRRSGSKSSNTGSERDPSGAAPTAGFTLPLKASVIAHFAPVVNDLAAKIVALYGGNDATAGTSVDTASARHQRWSLSVLAPDDSAGPADKATADAPKNGDDTAAVAPSSSQGQRVVHPDVQADAGAVILDDRDAAVGPLEQKQADAAGPTTDAQKDQIVLPWSAREDKDTDTAGQDKLAAHSGAPWIAVPKKEPVQQGPPAVSAAATAPLSPRQPLVHGQASDGTPKRRKGAAQNKEAESSEVSSHGARRSVVGSPSQWSFYPLNVTFLTEMDTNQERLLCGGVICSTAVVCSVLLGAVIALMYSSGATSPLACVTPQCIAARDYLTGLLNTSRDACNDFYGYVCSSWIVQGRDGGSFRADSIAATLVKINDHLWRREDADDDPTELRLMRRVYQKCHSYAGDSRIDRSFNETLESARKQLNWAPIRRSRVYRDLVGLLVRTSLLLGFHTVVAIQLLGEDRRVLLRLSCGQSLLRKLTTTGERWDLEAALRAVYHDAGELSKILAVDRSVSGHLERCAGSAGQRDVTRTLDEILDDLVPGVNATEWVSVVDEVLADSGYNGSVAG